One genomic window of Punica granatum isolate Tunisia-2019 chromosome 1, ASM765513v2, whole genome shotgun sequence includes the following:
- the LOC116200405 gene encoding uncharacterized protein LOC116200405 isoform X1: MSGKVMLLTEKKGKKSPHHLFSLSLYSLCGRRSCLRSGLGFPFPADSPAPCSNGLGPNGIRTIGLGRPQFFRSSNRPLLPSPSPTAPLQLLSSPSAAPPGRRYSPSPPLARLSHSPPPGQGRLLPLSYSCPYRFLAQPRKMTEHDEATGITEDSFEPVYTRRKRKKQSCADTSEFDDLDAGDSRLMKRIELALTRPSYLLCRGSKDVRTENWQRLWFLLHRLVRQQNWAEASGVLSVLLKATSRDRSPDNNRIKYSVLMEILDHVAGDRFNFTRIKHIFDVWMRRIGSRRKCSIQDRLAVHLEFILFCLIHGNISEAHQASIPITQESEMESYPMANVVVGLVNYQLWYSSIPKSMQRIDVEQLHSTLQMVMVDERFGSLAGNTEGHTALYSREANSHFQYDSDSSVMMDKRLSRHSLSGRLSEDMGKVEDLNEEPQLHNAQSHGFYINSTESEGSLSNDAKNAHRASVLPNLGALDPCVFPIRLPQNIEDIEELIELHRGILNDYYKDAVKYLQLALNSSPPGSDALLPLIQLLLIGGQVNEAFNVLENVCEKSETAFPFRLRAILLEHLDGRNYALLSSGYEHILKKDPTCRHSISRLVSMHQLGKYSVESLVEMIALHLDATNVEHSIWQELAMCFLKLTQQEEDCLSVCLNGGESGPQQRYSDRMIVIPKIFTVGNSGKAWRFRCRWWIRRYFSGSILKSDIATGDRQLLTNKAACAAHMYGQQFEYVSRTSDVLDQKEDREVSLFLQQHKQNSLGLHLYFQQNPKAR; encoded by the exons ATGAGCGGAAAAGTTATGCTATtaacggaaaaaaaaggaaagaaatcaCCTCACCAcctgttctctctctctctctactctcTCTGTGGGCGGCGCTCTTGTCTGCGGTCGGGGTTAGGGTTTCCCTTTCCCGCGGATTCTCCAGCTCCATGCAG caacgGACTTGGGCCGAATGGAATTAGAACTATTGGGCTGGGCCGACCTCAATTCTTTCGATCAAGTAACCGACCCTTGCTCCCTTCCCCTTCGCCCACAGCCCCACTCCAGCTCCTCTCTTCCCCGTCGGCGGCTCCTCCCGGTCGGCGGTACTCACCGTCGCCGCCTCTTGCCCGTCTCAGTCATTCGCCGCCTCCTGGCCAAGGCCGACTCCTGCCCCTCTCCTACTCCTGCCCATATAG GTTTTTAGCTCAGCCTCGGAAGATGACGGAACACGATGAAGCCACCGGAATTACAGAAGATAGCTTTGAACCGGTATATACTCGtcggaagaggaagaagcagTCCTGTGCAGACACCAGTGAGTTTGATGATCTCGATGCCGGGGACTCTAGGCTCATGAAGAGGATTGAGCTCGCTTTGACGAGGCCGTCGTATCTCTTGTGTCGAGGATCGAAGGACGTACGGACGGAGAACTGGCAGAGGTTATGGTTTCTCCTGCATCGCCTTGTCAGGCAGCAGAACTGGGCTGAAGCGAGTGGCGTCTTGAGCGTCTTGCTGAAGGCGACGTCTAGGGATCGCTCTCCTGATAACAATCGAATTAAGTATTCG GTGCTAATGGAGATCCTCGATCATGTAGCAGGTGATAGGTTTAATTTCACGAGGATCAAGCACATCTTTGACGTTTGGATGAGGAGAATTGGATCAAGGAGAAAATGCTCGATACAG GATAGACTTGCAGTTCATTTGGAGTTCATCCTCTTCTGCTTAATCCATGGAAATATTTCTGAAGCACATCAAGCTTCTATACC AATCACCCAAGAAAGTGAAATGGAGAGCTACCCAATGGCAAATGTGGTAGTAGGTCTAGTAAACTATCAATTGTGGTATTCCAGTATTCCAAAGTCAATGCAGCGGATAGATGTGGAGCAACTTCACTCCACTCTGCAGATGGTTATGGTGGATGAAAGGTTTGGAAGTCTAGCAGGGAACACGGAGGGCCATACTGCATTGTACAGTCGCGAGGCTAATTCCCATTTTCAATATGATTCTGACTCATCAGTCATGATGGATAAGAGATTATCAAGGCATTCTCTGAGTGGGAGACTGAGCGAAGATATGGGAAAGGTTGAAGATTTGAATGAGGAGCCGCAACTGCACAATGCCCAGTCACATGGCTTTTATATCAACTCTACTGAGAGTGAAGGCTCACTCTCCAATGATGCCAAGAATGCGCATCGTGCTTCCGTCTTGCCCAATCTTG GGGCCTTGGATCCATGTGTTTTTCCTATACGATTGCCACAAAATATAGAAGACATTGAGGAATTAATTGAGTTGCACAGAGGGATTCTTAATGATTACTACAAGGATGCAGTTAAGTATCTGCAACTTGCTCTCAACTCATCACCTCCAGGGTCAGATGCTCTTCTTCCTTTAATACAG TTGCTCCTGATTGGTGGTCAAGTTAATGAGGCGTTCAACGTGCTTGAGAATGTTTGTGAGAAGTCAGAGACTGCATTTCCCTTCAG ATTGAGAGCAATTCTTTTGGAGCATCTTGACGGTAGAAACTATGCCCTGCTTTCATCCGGTTATGAGCATATATTGAAGAAGGATCCAACTTGTCGCCACTCAATCTCAAGACTTGTCAGCATGCATCAACTTG GAAAATATAGTGTTGAATCCCTGGTGGAAATGATAGCTCTGCATTTGGATGCTACAAATGTTGAACATAGTATATGGCAAGAATTAGCTATGTGTTTTCTTAAACTTACCCAGCAGGAAGAAGATTGCCTCTCTGTGTGCCTGAATGGAGGAGAATCTGGGCCCCAACAACGTTATTCAGATCGTATGATTGTTATCCCGAAGATCTTTACTGTGGGGAACTCGGGAAAAGCTTGGAGGTTTCGCTGCAGGTGGTGGATAAGACGTTACTTCAGCGGTAGTATCCTCAAGTCTGACATTGCAACTG GTGATCGGCAGCTTCTGACAAACAAGGCAGCATGTGCTGCACACATGTATGGGCAACAATTTGAATATGTCTCAAGGACTTCTGATGTTCTAGATCAGAAAGAGGACAGGGAAGTGTCCTTGTTCTTGCAGCAGCACAAGCAAAATTCTCTTGGACTTCACTTGTACTTTCAACAAAATCCTAAAGCAAGGTAG
- the LOC116200405 gene encoding uncharacterized protein LOC116200405 isoform X4 has protein sequence MQPRKMTEHDEATGITEDSFEPVYTRRKRKKQSCADTSEFDDLDAGDSRLMKRIELALTRPSYLLCRGSKDVRTENWQRLWFLLHRLVRQQNWAEASGVLSVLLKATSRDRSPDNNRIKYSVLMEILDHVAGDRFNFTRIKHIFDVWMRRIGSRRKCSIQDRLAVHLEFILFCLIHGNISEAHQASIPITQESEMESYPMANVVVGLVNYQLWYSSIPKSMQRIDVEQLHSTLQMVMVDERFGSLAGNTEGHTALYSREANSHFQYDSDSSVMMDKRLSRHSLSGRLSEDMGKVEDLNEEPQLHNAQSHGFYINSTESEGSLSNDAKNAHRASVLPNLGALDPCVFPIRLPQNIEDIEELIELHRGILNDYYKDAVKYLQLALNSSPPGSDALLPLIQLLLIGGQVNEAFNVLENVCEKSETAFPFRLRAILLEHLDGRNYALLSSGYEHILKKDPTCRHSISRLVSMHQLGKYSVESLVEMIALHLDATNVEHSIWQELAMCFLKLTQQEEDCLSVCLNGGESGPQQRYSDRMIVIPKIFTVGNSGKAWRFRCRWWIRRYFSGSILKSDIATGDRQLLTNKAACAAHMYGQQFEYVSRTSDVLDQKEDREVSLFLQQHKQNSLGLHLYFQQNPKAR, from the exons ATGCAG CCTCGGAAGATGACGGAACACGATGAAGCCACCGGAATTACAGAAGATAGCTTTGAACCGGTATATACTCGtcggaagaggaagaagcagTCCTGTGCAGACACCAGTGAGTTTGATGATCTCGATGCCGGGGACTCTAGGCTCATGAAGAGGATTGAGCTCGCTTTGACGAGGCCGTCGTATCTCTTGTGTCGAGGATCGAAGGACGTACGGACGGAGAACTGGCAGAGGTTATGGTTTCTCCTGCATCGCCTTGTCAGGCAGCAGAACTGGGCTGAAGCGAGTGGCGTCTTGAGCGTCTTGCTGAAGGCGACGTCTAGGGATCGCTCTCCTGATAACAATCGAATTAAGTATTCG GTGCTAATGGAGATCCTCGATCATGTAGCAGGTGATAGGTTTAATTTCACGAGGATCAAGCACATCTTTGACGTTTGGATGAGGAGAATTGGATCAAGGAGAAAATGCTCGATACAG GATAGACTTGCAGTTCATTTGGAGTTCATCCTCTTCTGCTTAATCCATGGAAATATTTCTGAAGCACATCAAGCTTCTATACC AATCACCCAAGAAAGTGAAATGGAGAGCTACCCAATGGCAAATGTGGTAGTAGGTCTAGTAAACTATCAATTGTGGTATTCCAGTATTCCAAAGTCAATGCAGCGGATAGATGTGGAGCAACTTCACTCCACTCTGCAGATGGTTATGGTGGATGAAAGGTTTGGAAGTCTAGCAGGGAACACGGAGGGCCATACTGCATTGTACAGTCGCGAGGCTAATTCCCATTTTCAATATGATTCTGACTCATCAGTCATGATGGATAAGAGATTATCAAGGCATTCTCTGAGTGGGAGACTGAGCGAAGATATGGGAAAGGTTGAAGATTTGAATGAGGAGCCGCAACTGCACAATGCCCAGTCACATGGCTTTTATATCAACTCTACTGAGAGTGAAGGCTCACTCTCCAATGATGCCAAGAATGCGCATCGTGCTTCCGTCTTGCCCAATCTTG GGGCCTTGGATCCATGTGTTTTTCCTATACGATTGCCACAAAATATAGAAGACATTGAGGAATTAATTGAGTTGCACAGAGGGATTCTTAATGATTACTACAAGGATGCAGTTAAGTATCTGCAACTTGCTCTCAACTCATCACCTCCAGGGTCAGATGCTCTTCTTCCTTTAATACAG TTGCTCCTGATTGGTGGTCAAGTTAATGAGGCGTTCAACGTGCTTGAGAATGTTTGTGAGAAGTCAGAGACTGCATTTCCCTTCAG ATTGAGAGCAATTCTTTTGGAGCATCTTGACGGTAGAAACTATGCCCTGCTTTCATCCGGTTATGAGCATATATTGAAGAAGGATCCAACTTGTCGCCACTCAATCTCAAGACTTGTCAGCATGCATCAACTTG GAAAATATAGTGTTGAATCCCTGGTGGAAATGATAGCTCTGCATTTGGATGCTACAAATGTTGAACATAGTATATGGCAAGAATTAGCTATGTGTTTTCTTAAACTTACCCAGCAGGAAGAAGATTGCCTCTCTGTGTGCCTGAATGGAGGAGAATCTGGGCCCCAACAACGTTATTCAGATCGTATGATTGTTATCCCGAAGATCTTTACTGTGGGGAACTCGGGAAAAGCTTGGAGGTTTCGCTGCAGGTGGTGGATAAGACGTTACTTCAGCGGTAGTATCCTCAAGTCTGACATTGCAACTG GTGATCGGCAGCTTCTGACAAACAAGGCAGCATGTGCTGCACACATGTATGGGCAACAATTTGAATATGTCTCAAGGACTTCTGATGTTCTAGATCAGAAAGAGGACAGGGAAGTGTCCTTGTTCTTGCAGCAGCACAAGCAAAATTCTCTTGGACTTCACTTGTACTTTCAACAAAATCCTAAAGCAAGGTAG
- the LOC116200405 gene encoding uncharacterized protein LOC116200405 isoform X3 gives MQPHSSSSLPRRRLLPVGGTHRRRLLPVSVIRRLLAKADSCPSPTPAHIAQPRKMTEHDEATGITEDSFEPVYTRRKRKKQSCADTSEFDDLDAGDSRLMKRIELALTRPSYLLCRGSKDVRTENWQRLWFLLHRLVRQQNWAEASGVLSVLLKATSRDRSPDNNRIKYSVLMEILDHVAGDRFNFTRIKHIFDVWMRRIGSRRKCSIQDRLAVHLEFILFCLIHGNISEAHQASIPITQESEMESYPMANVVVGLVNYQLWYSSIPKSMQRIDVEQLHSTLQMVMVDERFGSLAGNTEGHTALYSREANSHFQYDSDSSVMMDKRLSRHSLSGRLSEDMGKVEDLNEEPQLHNAQSHGFYINSTESEGSLSNDAKNAHRASVLPNLGALDPCVFPIRLPQNIEDIEELIELHRGILNDYYKDAVKYLQLALNSSPPGSDALLPLIQLLLIGGQVNEAFNVLENVCEKSETAFPFRLRAILLEHLDGRNYALLSSGYEHILKKDPTCRHSISRLVSMHQLGKYSVESLVEMIALHLDATNVEHSIWQELAMCFLKLTQQEEDCLSVCLNGGESGPQQRYSDRMIVIPKIFTVGNSGKAWRFRCRWWIRRYFSGSILKSDIATGDRQLLTNKAACAAHMYGQQFEYVSRTSDVLDQKEDREVSLFLQQHKQNSLGLHLYFQQNPKAR, from the exons ATGCAG CCCCACTCCAGCTCCTCTCTTCCCCGTCGGCGGCTCCTCCCGGTCGGCGGTACTCACCGTCGCCGCCTCTTGCCCGTCTCAGTCATTCGCCGCCTCCTGGCCAAGGCCGACTCCTGCCCCTCTCCTACTCCTGCCCATATAG CTCAGCCTCGGAAGATGACGGAACACGATGAAGCCACCGGAATTACAGAAGATAGCTTTGAACCGGTATATACTCGtcggaagaggaagaagcagTCCTGTGCAGACACCAGTGAGTTTGATGATCTCGATGCCGGGGACTCTAGGCTCATGAAGAGGATTGAGCTCGCTTTGACGAGGCCGTCGTATCTCTTGTGTCGAGGATCGAAGGACGTACGGACGGAGAACTGGCAGAGGTTATGGTTTCTCCTGCATCGCCTTGTCAGGCAGCAGAACTGGGCTGAAGCGAGTGGCGTCTTGAGCGTCTTGCTGAAGGCGACGTCTAGGGATCGCTCTCCTGATAACAATCGAATTAAGTATTCG GTGCTAATGGAGATCCTCGATCATGTAGCAGGTGATAGGTTTAATTTCACGAGGATCAAGCACATCTTTGACGTTTGGATGAGGAGAATTGGATCAAGGAGAAAATGCTCGATACAG GATAGACTTGCAGTTCATTTGGAGTTCATCCTCTTCTGCTTAATCCATGGAAATATTTCTGAAGCACATCAAGCTTCTATACC AATCACCCAAGAAAGTGAAATGGAGAGCTACCCAATGGCAAATGTGGTAGTAGGTCTAGTAAACTATCAATTGTGGTATTCCAGTATTCCAAAGTCAATGCAGCGGATAGATGTGGAGCAACTTCACTCCACTCTGCAGATGGTTATGGTGGATGAAAGGTTTGGAAGTCTAGCAGGGAACACGGAGGGCCATACTGCATTGTACAGTCGCGAGGCTAATTCCCATTTTCAATATGATTCTGACTCATCAGTCATGATGGATAAGAGATTATCAAGGCATTCTCTGAGTGGGAGACTGAGCGAAGATATGGGAAAGGTTGAAGATTTGAATGAGGAGCCGCAACTGCACAATGCCCAGTCACATGGCTTTTATATCAACTCTACTGAGAGTGAAGGCTCACTCTCCAATGATGCCAAGAATGCGCATCGTGCTTCCGTCTTGCCCAATCTTG GGGCCTTGGATCCATGTGTTTTTCCTATACGATTGCCACAAAATATAGAAGACATTGAGGAATTAATTGAGTTGCACAGAGGGATTCTTAATGATTACTACAAGGATGCAGTTAAGTATCTGCAACTTGCTCTCAACTCATCACCTCCAGGGTCAGATGCTCTTCTTCCTTTAATACAG TTGCTCCTGATTGGTGGTCAAGTTAATGAGGCGTTCAACGTGCTTGAGAATGTTTGTGAGAAGTCAGAGACTGCATTTCCCTTCAG ATTGAGAGCAATTCTTTTGGAGCATCTTGACGGTAGAAACTATGCCCTGCTTTCATCCGGTTATGAGCATATATTGAAGAAGGATCCAACTTGTCGCCACTCAATCTCAAGACTTGTCAGCATGCATCAACTTG GAAAATATAGTGTTGAATCCCTGGTGGAAATGATAGCTCTGCATTTGGATGCTACAAATGTTGAACATAGTATATGGCAAGAATTAGCTATGTGTTTTCTTAAACTTACCCAGCAGGAAGAAGATTGCCTCTCTGTGTGCCTGAATGGAGGAGAATCTGGGCCCCAACAACGTTATTCAGATCGTATGATTGTTATCCCGAAGATCTTTACTGTGGGGAACTCGGGAAAAGCTTGGAGGTTTCGCTGCAGGTGGTGGATAAGACGTTACTTCAGCGGTAGTATCCTCAAGTCTGACATTGCAACTG GTGATCGGCAGCTTCTGACAAACAAGGCAGCATGTGCTGCACACATGTATGGGCAACAATTTGAATATGTCTCAAGGACTTCTGATGTTCTAGATCAGAAAGAGGACAGGGAAGTGTCCTTGTTCTTGCAGCAGCACAAGCAAAATTCTCTTGGACTTCACTTGTACTTTCAACAAAATCCTAAAGCAAGGTAG
- the LOC116200405 gene encoding uncharacterized protein LOC116200405 isoform X2 — MELELLGWADLNSFDQVTDPCSLPLRPQPHSSSSLPRRRLLPVGGTHRRRLLPVSVIRRLLAKADSCPSPTPAHIAQPRKMTEHDEATGITEDSFEPVYTRRKRKKQSCADTSEFDDLDAGDSRLMKRIELALTRPSYLLCRGSKDVRTENWQRLWFLLHRLVRQQNWAEASGVLSVLLKATSRDRSPDNNRIKYSVLMEILDHVAGDRFNFTRIKHIFDVWMRRIGSRRKCSIQDRLAVHLEFILFCLIHGNISEAHQASIPITQESEMESYPMANVVVGLVNYQLWYSSIPKSMQRIDVEQLHSTLQMVMVDERFGSLAGNTEGHTALYSREANSHFQYDSDSSVMMDKRLSRHSLSGRLSEDMGKVEDLNEEPQLHNAQSHGFYINSTESEGSLSNDAKNAHRASVLPNLGALDPCVFPIRLPQNIEDIEELIELHRGILNDYYKDAVKYLQLALNSSPPGSDALLPLIQLLLIGGQVNEAFNVLENVCEKSETAFPFRLRAILLEHLDGRNYALLSSGYEHILKKDPTCRHSISRLVSMHQLGKYSVESLVEMIALHLDATNVEHSIWQELAMCFLKLTQQEEDCLSVCLNGGESGPQQRYSDRMIVIPKIFTVGNSGKAWRFRCRWWIRRYFSGSILKSDIATGDRQLLTNKAACAAHMYGQQFEYVSRTSDVLDQKEDREVSLFLQQHKQNSLGLHLYFQQNPKAR, encoded by the exons ATGGAATTAGAACTATTGGGCTGGGCCGACCTCAATTCTTTCGATCAAGTAACCGACCCTTGCTCCCTTCCCCTTCGCCCACAGCCCCACTCCAGCTCCTCTCTTCCCCGTCGGCGGCTCCTCCCGGTCGGCGGTACTCACCGTCGCCGCCTCTTGCCCGTCTCAGTCATTCGCCGCCTCCTGGCCAAGGCCGACTCCTGCCCCTCTCCTACTCCTGCCCATATAG CTCAGCCTCGGAAGATGACGGAACACGATGAAGCCACCGGAATTACAGAAGATAGCTTTGAACCGGTATATACTCGtcggaagaggaagaagcagTCCTGTGCAGACACCAGTGAGTTTGATGATCTCGATGCCGGGGACTCTAGGCTCATGAAGAGGATTGAGCTCGCTTTGACGAGGCCGTCGTATCTCTTGTGTCGAGGATCGAAGGACGTACGGACGGAGAACTGGCAGAGGTTATGGTTTCTCCTGCATCGCCTTGTCAGGCAGCAGAACTGGGCTGAAGCGAGTGGCGTCTTGAGCGTCTTGCTGAAGGCGACGTCTAGGGATCGCTCTCCTGATAACAATCGAATTAAGTATTCG GTGCTAATGGAGATCCTCGATCATGTAGCAGGTGATAGGTTTAATTTCACGAGGATCAAGCACATCTTTGACGTTTGGATGAGGAGAATTGGATCAAGGAGAAAATGCTCGATACAG GATAGACTTGCAGTTCATTTGGAGTTCATCCTCTTCTGCTTAATCCATGGAAATATTTCTGAAGCACATCAAGCTTCTATACC AATCACCCAAGAAAGTGAAATGGAGAGCTACCCAATGGCAAATGTGGTAGTAGGTCTAGTAAACTATCAATTGTGGTATTCCAGTATTCCAAAGTCAATGCAGCGGATAGATGTGGAGCAACTTCACTCCACTCTGCAGATGGTTATGGTGGATGAAAGGTTTGGAAGTCTAGCAGGGAACACGGAGGGCCATACTGCATTGTACAGTCGCGAGGCTAATTCCCATTTTCAATATGATTCTGACTCATCAGTCATGATGGATAAGAGATTATCAAGGCATTCTCTGAGTGGGAGACTGAGCGAAGATATGGGAAAGGTTGAAGATTTGAATGAGGAGCCGCAACTGCACAATGCCCAGTCACATGGCTTTTATATCAACTCTACTGAGAGTGAAGGCTCACTCTCCAATGATGCCAAGAATGCGCATCGTGCTTCCGTCTTGCCCAATCTTG GGGCCTTGGATCCATGTGTTTTTCCTATACGATTGCCACAAAATATAGAAGACATTGAGGAATTAATTGAGTTGCACAGAGGGATTCTTAATGATTACTACAAGGATGCAGTTAAGTATCTGCAACTTGCTCTCAACTCATCACCTCCAGGGTCAGATGCTCTTCTTCCTTTAATACAG TTGCTCCTGATTGGTGGTCAAGTTAATGAGGCGTTCAACGTGCTTGAGAATGTTTGTGAGAAGTCAGAGACTGCATTTCCCTTCAG ATTGAGAGCAATTCTTTTGGAGCATCTTGACGGTAGAAACTATGCCCTGCTTTCATCCGGTTATGAGCATATATTGAAGAAGGATCCAACTTGTCGCCACTCAATCTCAAGACTTGTCAGCATGCATCAACTTG GAAAATATAGTGTTGAATCCCTGGTGGAAATGATAGCTCTGCATTTGGATGCTACAAATGTTGAACATAGTATATGGCAAGAATTAGCTATGTGTTTTCTTAAACTTACCCAGCAGGAAGAAGATTGCCTCTCTGTGTGCCTGAATGGAGGAGAATCTGGGCCCCAACAACGTTATTCAGATCGTATGATTGTTATCCCGAAGATCTTTACTGTGGGGAACTCGGGAAAAGCTTGGAGGTTTCGCTGCAGGTGGTGGATAAGACGTTACTTCAGCGGTAGTATCCTCAAGTCTGACATTGCAACTG GTGATCGGCAGCTTCTGACAAACAAGGCAGCATGTGCTGCACACATGTATGGGCAACAATTTGAATATGTCTCAAGGACTTCTGATGTTCTAGATCAGAAAGAGGACAGGGAAGTGTCCTTGTTCTTGCAGCAGCACAAGCAAAATTCTCTTGGACTTCACTTGTACTTTCAACAAAATCCTAAAGCAAGGTAG
- the LOC116200405 gene encoding uncharacterized protein LOC116200405 isoform X5, with amino-acid sequence MTEHDEATGITEDSFEPVYTRRKRKKQSCADTSEFDDLDAGDSRLMKRIELALTRPSYLLCRGSKDVRTENWQRLWFLLHRLVRQQNWAEASGVLSVLLKATSRDRSPDNNRIKYSVLMEILDHVAGDRFNFTRIKHIFDVWMRRIGSRRKCSIQDRLAVHLEFILFCLIHGNISEAHQASIPITQESEMESYPMANVVVGLVNYQLWYSSIPKSMQRIDVEQLHSTLQMVMVDERFGSLAGNTEGHTALYSREANSHFQYDSDSSVMMDKRLSRHSLSGRLSEDMGKVEDLNEEPQLHNAQSHGFYINSTESEGSLSNDAKNAHRASVLPNLGALDPCVFPIRLPQNIEDIEELIELHRGILNDYYKDAVKYLQLALNSSPPGSDALLPLIQLLLIGGQVNEAFNVLENVCEKSETAFPFRLRAILLEHLDGRNYALLSSGYEHILKKDPTCRHSISRLVSMHQLGKYSVESLVEMIALHLDATNVEHSIWQELAMCFLKLTQQEEDCLSVCLNGGESGPQQRYSDRMIVIPKIFTVGNSGKAWRFRCRWWIRRYFSGSILKSDIATGDRQLLTNKAACAAHMYGQQFEYVSRTSDVLDQKEDREVSLFLQQHKQNSLGLHLYFQQNPKAR; translated from the exons ATGACGGAACACGATGAAGCCACCGGAATTACAGAAGATAGCTTTGAACCGGTATATACTCGtcggaagaggaagaagcagTCCTGTGCAGACACCAGTGAGTTTGATGATCTCGATGCCGGGGACTCTAGGCTCATGAAGAGGATTGAGCTCGCTTTGACGAGGCCGTCGTATCTCTTGTGTCGAGGATCGAAGGACGTACGGACGGAGAACTGGCAGAGGTTATGGTTTCTCCTGCATCGCCTTGTCAGGCAGCAGAACTGGGCTGAAGCGAGTGGCGTCTTGAGCGTCTTGCTGAAGGCGACGTCTAGGGATCGCTCTCCTGATAACAATCGAATTAAGTATTCG GTGCTAATGGAGATCCTCGATCATGTAGCAGGTGATAGGTTTAATTTCACGAGGATCAAGCACATCTTTGACGTTTGGATGAGGAGAATTGGATCAAGGAGAAAATGCTCGATACAG GATAGACTTGCAGTTCATTTGGAGTTCATCCTCTTCTGCTTAATCCATGGAAATATTTCTGAAGCACATCAAGCTTCTATACC AATCACCCAAGAAAGTGAAATGGAGAGCTACCCAATGGCAAATGTGGTAGTAGGTCTAGTAAACTATCAATTGTGGTATTCCAGTATTCCAAAGTCAATGCAGCGGATAGATGTGGAGCAACTTCACTCCACTCTGCAGATGGTTATGGTGGATGAAAGGTTTGGAAGTCTAGCAGGGAACACGGAGGGCCATACTGCATTGTACAGTCGCGAGGCTAATTCCCATTTTCAATATGATTCTGACTCATCAGTCATGATGGATAAGAGATTATCAAGGCATTCTCTGAGTGGGAGACTGAGCGAAGATATGGGAAAGGTTGAAGATTTGAATGAGGAGCCGCAACTGCACAATGCCCAGTCACATGGCTTTTATATCAACTCTACTGAGAGTGAAGGCTCACTCTCCAATGATGCCAAGAATGCGCATCGTGCTTCCGTCTTGCCCAATCTTG GGGCCTTGGATCCATGTGTTTTTCCTATACGATTGCCACAAAATATAGAAGACATTGAGGAATTAATTGAGTTGCACAGAGGGATTCTTAATGATTACTACAAGGATGCAGTTAAGTATCTGCAACTTGCTCTCAACTCATCACCTCCAGGGTCAGATGCTCTTCTTCCTTTAATACAG TTGCTCCTGATTGGTGGTCAAGTTAATGAGGCGTTCAACGTGCTTGAGAATGTTTGTGAGAAGTCAGAGACTGCATTTCCCTTCAG ATTGAGAGCAATTCTTTTGGAGCATCTTGACGGTAGAAACTATGCCCTGCTTTCATCCGGTTATGAGCATATATTGAAGAAGGATCCAACTTGTCGCCACTCAATCTCAAGACTTGTCAGCATGCATCAACTTG GAAAATATAGTGTTGAATCCCTGGTGGAAATGATAGCTCTGCATTTGGATGCTACAAATGTTGAACATAGTATATGGCAAGAATTAGCTATGTGTTTTCTTAAACTTACCCAGCAGGAAGAAGATTGCCTCTCTGTGTGCCTGAATGGAGGAGAATCTGGGCCCCAACAACGTTATTCAGATCGTATGATTGTTATCCCGAAGATCTTTACTGTGGGGAACTCGGGAAAAGCTTGGAGGTTTCGCTGCAGGTGGTGGATAAGACGTTACTTCAGCGGTAGTATCCTCAAGTCTGACATTGCAACTG GTGATCGGCAGCTTCTGACAAACAAGGCAGCATGTGCTGCACACATGTATGGGCAACAATTTGAATATGTCTCAAGGACTTCTGATGTTCTAGATCAGAAAGAGGACAGGGAAGTGTCCTTGTTCTTGCAGCAGCACAAGCAAAATTCTCTTGGACTTCACTTGTACTTTCAACAAAATCCTAAAGCAAGGTAG